A segment of the Chryseobacterium scophthalmum genome:
ATCAGTACTATATTTGCACCACTCTAAAAGAGGAACATTCCTCCTTAGCTCAGTTGGTTAGAGCATCTGACTGTTAATCAGAGGGTCCTTGGTTCGAGCCCAAGAGGAGGAGCAAAAAAGACTTACATTATTGTAGGTCTTTTTTGATTTTAATACTTTCCTGTTTCCAATTAATTTAAAATTTAATTTACTGAAATATAATCTGATAGCACTTTTCGGGTAATTTTGAGTAAAAAATATTTGCTTGATATTATTTTTCATATTATCTTTGCAGCACCTTAAAAGAGGAACATTCCTCCTTAGCTCAGTTGGTTAGAGCATCTGACTGTTAATCAGAGGGTCCTTGGTTCGAGCCCAAGAGGAGGAGCAAAAAGACTTACATTATTGTAAGTCTTTTTTGTTTTATTTTTTCCCAAAATATAACTTCGCTTTTTTTATCAAATATCAGCTTTAAGCTTTCTCCAGGCACAATATTCATAGCTTTATTTTCGTTACATTTGCAGTTTTACAGATAAACACAAAAGTCTTTAAAAAACTTTTAAAATTTAATAATAAAACAGCATAGTTTTTGTTTAGCTAATTGCTCGAAGATACGAATGATGTCAACCAATCAATTTAAATACGGTTTCCTTTATATATCCCTTTTTATAGCCAGTCTTTTTCATGCCCAAAACTCGGCAAGCGGGAAGATTGTAGACGCTAAAACCAGCAAAGAGATTAGCGCTGTTGAGGTTTTTATTAATGATAACAATACGCCTGTTCTTACAACCGCTTCCGGAAGCTTCAGTGTGAAGTCTGACAGTATTATTTATAAACTAAAGTTTCAGAAAAAAAACTATGCTTTAGAAAGTGTAGAAATTACTCCGGATAATAGCAATAATCTTGTTATCAAACTGTCTTCTGAAAAAGTAAGCAGCATTGAAGAAGTTGTTATTCACAACGAGAAAACGAAATTTAAAAATAAAAAAGAAAATCCGGCATATCGAATTATGCAGGAAGTTTGGAAGCGTAAGAGAAATAACGGTCTTGATAAATTTGATACTTACACATACAAAGAATACGAAAAGATTCAGTTTGATGCCAATAATCTCGACAGTGCATTTATGCACAGAAAAATCTTTAATAAGTTGGATTTCATCTTTGATTATGCCGATTCTACCGCAAGAGGAAAAATGGCATTACCAATATTCTTAAACGAATCTATTTATAATCATTTCGGACAAAATAAACCTAATAAAAAAACTAAAAAGCTTTTAGTTGCTCAGAAAACTTCAGGTTTTCAGGATAATCAGGTAATTGCAATTACAGCTAAAAATCTTTACCGTGACATCAATATTTATGATAACACTTTAAATTATTTCGATATAGGATTTCCTAGTCCTGTAGGAACTGACGGTTTTAGCACGTATGATTATAATTTGACCGATACGGTCTCTATTAGAGGAGAACAAGCATATAAAATACGTTATCAGCCGAGAAGAACAGAGGTTTTAGCTTTTCAGGGATATCTTTATATTGACACCGATTCTTATGCGGTTTTGGAAGCTACTTTAAAATCAACAAATAAAATAAATGTCAATTTCATCAACGCCATTTCTACGGAATTGGAATATGATAATCCTGATGATGAAACATTTTTACCTAAAAAATACGTCACAGAAATAGAAATGACTCCTTTTTCTAAGAAAAAGACTGCAAAAAGCATTATTGCCAAAAGATCTGTAGACTATTCTGATTATGATTTTAATAAACCTTTATCTGATACAGTTTTCACAAGAAAAAAAGAAGAATACGATGATCAATTTGTAGACAAGGACGATGCTTTTTGGGTGAATGCAAGACCAGATTCTTTATCTAAAGAAGAAAAAGGGGTTTACGAAATGCTTGATCGATTACAGCAGACTCCAAAATTCAATAGAATTATTAAACTTACAGAAACGCTTGCTTCTCGGTATTATAATGTGACCAAAGGAATTGACTTGGGCCCTATAACATCTATTTACGGGAAGAATGAAGTGGAAGGTGATAGAATAAGATTAGGAGCAAGAACGTATTTTACGCAAAATGATCCTTGGAGAATTGAGTTTTATAATGCCTATGGTTTTAAAGATCAGCAATTCAAATATGGGGTAGAAGGTCGATATATGTTTAATAGGGTCAATCGTTTTATGATTGGAGGTGGAACAAAAAGAGACATTACGCAACTTGGAGTACAATTAACGACTGAAGACGGAATTTTATCACGTTCATTTGCTTCTTCAACGGTATTTGCGAGAGGAGAAAATGCTTCTTTAAGTTCGGTAAATCAAACGAGTTTTTTCACTTCTATTGAACCTTGGAAAAACTTTCAGGTAAGAGTTGACGGAACGATGCAAAGTATTAAATCTGCCAATCCTTCAGGTTTTAGCTTGATGTATTTCAGAAATGGCGATTTAAGAAAAACGACCAATGATTCGCATGTTACGATTAGTTTAATTGCAAGACCGGGAGCTACTTTTTCTCAAACCGGAGTTGACCGATATGAGCATGGAACCTTGGCTCCGACCATTGTTTTAAAATACACGAGAGGTATTGAAGGTTTGTTTAATGCTGATTTTAATTATAATAAACTGCAGTTTATGTTTTACAAACCTATTCTTTTAGGTAGTTGGGGAAAAACATTGCTGAATTTTGAAGCTGGAAAAAACTTTGATACTGTTCCTTTGGCATTGCAGAATATCATTCCGGGAAACCAATCGTATGGAATTGTTCCGAATACTTTTGCTCAGTTAAATTATTATGAATTTGTAGCCGATACCTATTCTACGCTTCATATAGAGCATCATTTTAATGGTAAAATACTTTCATATATCCCTTTAATTAAGAAACTGAAGTTAAGAGAAGTTGCATTCATTAGAGGTGCTTATGGATCTTTGAGTGATGCTTCAAAAAATATTAATGTTGATAATTTAAAATATTCTGCTCCAGATCAGCAAGTATATTATGAATACGGATTTGGTATTGAAAATATTGGCTTTGGAAATATCAGAATTTTCCGTGTAGACTTCAACTGGAGAGGAAATTATCTTGACAGACCTGATGTTTCTAAATTTGGAATTAAAGCAGGTTTTCAATTCGGATTTTAAAATATAATTGCAAATTCAATAACAATTATGTTTAAATAAATGTTATTTTCATGAAATTGTGTAAATTAGTTGCTAATTTAAAAAATGATTTTATGAAAAAAACTCTACTACTTTTATCTTTTGCGTCTTTTTTAAGCAATGCGCAGGTCAGCAGCTTTCCGTGGACGGAAACTTTTGAGGATGCTTCTGCTACTTCTTCACAATGGGTTTGTGAATATATTTCGGGAACAAACAGTTCTGTTCCAAGTGGATTATTTTGGAGTATTAAAACAACTACCAGTGTTGGATATTATACTTCTACAGGTGCATATCAAGGCTCTAAAATGGCAGTTTTTGATACGAGATCGCATTCAAGGGATGCTTTAGCACGATTTATCAGTCCGGTAATGAATCTATCCGGAGTTTCTAATCCCAAACTGGATTTTTATTATCGAAATATGGTTTGGGGGTCGGATCAAAATGAACTAAAAATATATTACAGAACTTCAGCTACCGGTACCTGGACTTTAATTACAACATTTAATACTAACGTTGCTACCTGGACAAATTCTGGAGAAATAACCCTTCCAAGTCCTTCTGCTACTTATCAAATAGCTTTAGAGGGTGTGGCAAAATATGGGTATGGTTTAGATGTAGATAATTTAAAAGTCAATTCGGCTAATTTAAGTGTTTCAGATGTTGATGCAAAATCTTCAGAACTTTCTGTTTTTCCTAATCCTGTAAGTGATGTTCTAAATATAAAAACCAAACTGAAAATCGCTCAATTTACAATATCTGATGTATCGGGGAAAAATGTAAAAACTGGTTTGCCAGATTCTAATCAGGTTTCAGTGCGAGATTTAAAATCTGGAATGTATTTTTTAACGATTAAATATTCAGACGGACAAGTGGCGACGTCTAAATTTATAAAAAAATAGAAACATAAAAAATCCTCAACAAAAATGCTGAGGATTTTATTTTTATAAAACGCTAATTTAATTATGCGTTCGGCTCAATAGATACGTATGATCTGTTGTTTGCTTTCTTTCTGAAAACTACTTTACCGTCAACAAGAGCGTGCAAAGTGTGATCTTTACCCATACCAACATTTTCACCTGGGTGATGTTGAGTACCTCTTTGTCTGATAATAATGTTACCAGCAATAGCGTCTTGTCCACCGAAAATCTTCACACCTAATCTTTTAGAATGAGATTCTCTACCGTTTTTGGAACTACCAACTCCTTTCTTGTGTGCCATTTTATTTTAAGGTTTTTTGGTTAAACAATTATTCTGCGCTTTCAGCGTCAGCTTTTTTAGTTGTTTTTTTAGCAGGCTTCTCTGCTTTTTTTCCTTCAAATCCTGTAATACCAGTGATTTTAATTTGAGTTAAAGATTGTCTGTGACCATTTTTAACTTCATAACCTTTTCTTCTTTTCTTTTTGAAGATGATTACTTTATCAGCTTTTACGTGGTCAAGGATCTCTGCCTCTACAGTGATACCGCTTACAGCTGGGGCGCCTACAGTGATTGCTCCGTTTACAGTAAGTAAGATTTTATCGAAAGATACTTTTCCTCCTTTATCTCCTTTCAAACGGTTCACAAACAACTTCTGGTCTTGCTCAACTTTGTATTGAAGCCCTGCTATTTCTACAATTGCAAACATTGTCTATAAATTTTTAGTTAATTCGAGGTGCAAATGTACTGATTATTTTTTTAGTAACAATATGATTTTGAGAAATTTTCTACTTTCTGTGTAAATTTAATTCCAGCTGATTATTAATTGATTTATATTTTTTAGCCATAGATTCTTCAAAGAACTTAATAATTTCTGCATTATTGGTTATTTTTTTGCCATCTCCAGTAGTTATAGTCATAGAATTATTGGGATTAGCCAAATCTAGTTTAATGTCTTTTGCAGGATCATTTTTATAAGTCATAAATAACTTTTTGTATTGAGCCGGATTTACTTTTACTCCCTCAAATTCATGTTTAGCTTCCTTCTCCAATGCTGAAATATAATCCCAGGAATGGTCTTCAGCTTTCAGTTTTTTACTTCCTTTTAATAAAAACTGATGTGATTTGGTTTTATCTTCTAATTTCACAATCAAACCTGGCAAACCGTGAAACTTGTAAGGTCCATCCGGAAAAGGCAAATCTTTAGAAAACCAGGCTTCCCAGATTCTACCTCCAAAATTTGCTGTAGCTTTTTGGCAATTATAGTTTTCAATTTTTTGTGTTTCCGGAAGAATCTGCCATTTTATCACAGGAGTTTCCTCTACGATCATATTGGTCTGCTCAATATTTGTAAACCAAGTAGTTTTAAAACTCGGATATGACTTTTCTATTAAATAAGAAATATTCCACTCTTCGGTGGTGGAAGAATAACTTAAACTATTCGGCGTAGACTTTCTCTGTTCAATGATGGAATTGTTCGTGATAGAATCACTTGCAAATTTTGCCTGACCATAAAAGAAAGATTTGGTCGGGAAAATATCAAGATTCACAAACTCTTTTTTCAGGCTGTCTGTTTTTGTGGAATCAATTCTAAACTGATATTCGTAAATAAAGCGATTTCCCTGCGCAGATAAATTGACAACGGCAAATATTGCCAAAATAAGGCTGTATATAAACTTCATATTTTTGTGATTAATTCTCAAATATAGAAATTAAATTGCTTCTCTCTTATTTGTTATTGATTTTAAATCATATCAAAATCAAATATTAAAAAATAATTTTTTACCTGCATAGCATAGTTTTTTTTCAGTATGAATTAGTGAATTATTTCACATTATTGTATATCTTCGCTTTCACCAAAATATTTCAATATGAAAAGAAACTTTAATTTCTGCTTATTAGCAGGAGTATTTGCTGTATTCTCATTATCAGCATGTAACGACGATGCAATGGAAACCCCTGTATCTGAATCTCAAACAGAAAATTTAAAACCTGAGCAACCAGGCGAACTCGAAAAAATTTGTTATTATGTAGACCAGTACTGGAGCTCAAATGCCGTATTGACAACATCATTGCCCAATTCTACAGACACGAGTTTTATGAATGCTCAAATGACAAAAATTGCCAGTTTATGGGGAAGAAGTAATCCGACACTGCGTTTCGTAAATGATCCGTCTAATCCCAATTCTACGTATAATGCGATTTCGTATTCTACCGGAAAAATCTACTATGGTTATGCAATTTATGCCGATGCAAAAAACAAGGGCGGAAACATCGTTAATGCAATGATTCTCGCTCATGAATACGGTCATCAGTTGCAGTATATTTTTGGACTTCCGTCTGTAAGTGAATCCACAGCAAGACCAAACGAACTGGAAGCAGACGGTTTTGCAGGATATTATTTAAGAAGACCCAATGGTTACAATCAGACATCATTTGCCCAGATTGCAGCAGCGTATGAATTTGCTCAAAGTATCGGCGATTATCAGACAACCAGTGCAGGACATCACGGAACGCCGCCTCAGAGAAGATCTGCAGTGCGTTTAGGTTTTCTTTTAGGGCAGTATGACCTTTCTGCAGCAGATTTTGATTATAATTTCTTTTATTATTATCAGGGAGTTTTAAACGGAACTTACAAAATGGCAAAAAACTCGAAGTTTCCTGAGTTGGATGCTTACATGAGTCAATACCTTGATGAGTTGAAACAAATTCAGTCAGGCGAAATTTCTGCAGAAGAGTTTAAAGAGCTTAAATAAACATTCATTTTAATATCTTTTAGTGTAGAGGTAAGACATTATTCTTACCTCTTTTTCTTTGTGTACAATATTCGCAAAGTTTAATTACTTTTGGAAAATATTCCACATTTAGATGAACAGAGATCTCTACATTGATTTTGCGAAAGGTTTAGCGACACTTTCCATTATATTTATTCATACGGCGTTTTGGTCGGGACAGTTTTACATTATTCCGGAAATCCGAGTGTTTTCTTTGGTTTTTGATGTAGCAATTTTTTATGCTTTAAGCGGGATTACCTCAGGAAATAATATTGAGAAAACGCTTTACCGTTTACTAAAATTGCAGATAACGTACATGATTTTTGTGACGCTTCTTTTCTTTTTAGATTATTTCTTTAAAATATTCGGGCTCACCTTTTTCTCACTCGAATGGCTGCAGAGCTTCTATTCTACGTTTGGCTCAAAATATTCAGCAACCAGCATTTCGACGGCTCCGCAGTGGCAGAATTTAGGCAATTGGTATCTTCACGAATACAGAAATGCAGATACTTTTCCTGTTGTAATGGGAAGCTTTTGGTATCTTAAAGTTTATTTTATTTTAACAGTTTTCGGAGTTTTAATTTTAAAATTTTTCCCCAAACACGTTAATTGGTTTATCGGAATTTGTGTTGCTTTAACTTTACTGTTTAATATTTTTCCGGAAATTTATCCAAGCGGACAAGTAGGATATGTTGCTTTTTATATGACTATTTTTCTCGTTGCAAACAGAATCAAAGGGAAAAAAGTTCAACTCGGATTCGTTATATTTCTGTATGCAATATTCTTTGTATTTTTTGGTATTAAATTCCTGAACTATCTATCCTCAATAAGTTTTTCTTCTATCTTTTCTTTAAATTATGATTTTTCAATTTTAATTAAGGCTTTCTGGAATGTATTTTTAGATTTTATAAATAGTATGCTATTAAACAAATCAAAATTTCCGCCCAGAGCTCCATACATCATTTGGACATTTTTTTCACTGGCTACACTTTTCTTTTTCTACAACCGCTTAAAAATCACCAAAGAAAATTTCGTCACTTATATTGGTAAAAATGCAATTTTCTTTTACTTCGGTCAGGGAATCAGCTCGTCGTTGGTTTATTTTCTCGTTGTTCCGATGAAAGAATTGATGCCTTGGTGGGTTTTAATGGTCATTATTTACGTCATAAATGTTGCCTTAGCGTTTATCATTGCGGCTGGTTTGAAGAAGTTTGACGATTTTGGCTGGAAGATTTTAGAATTTTTAAGAAAGAAAACAGCTGCTCAAAACTAAATCTGCTATCGAATTTGAAACAAAACAATAATTCTTATCGCAATTTATTTTAAATTTACAGAAATTTTTAAATTATGTTTAAGTTGAAACTTCCTACCGATCCAAGGTGGGCAAATATTGCGGAGGATAACATTCAAGAAATTTTAACCGATCATGCGTGGTGCGAACAAAAAGCCGCTACCAATGCAATCGGACTGATTACAATGCTTCCGGAACGTCCCGATATTGTGAAGGAACTTTTGGCAATTGCTCAGGAAGAACTGGAGCATTTTGGACAGGTTCTGGAGATCATTACAAAACGAGGTTACACTTTTGGGCGTACAAGAAAAGATGATTACGTCAATGAATTGGTCAATTTCATTCAAAAAGGAGGGCACAGAGATACTTTAATTGTAGATAAAATGCTTTTTGCAGCGATGATTGAAGCGAGAAGTTGTGAAAGATTTAAAGTTTTAACAGAAAATATAAAAGACGAAGAACTAAAAACCTTCTATAAAGAATTAATGATTTCTGAAGCCAATCATTACACAACATTTATCGGTTTTGCAAGACAGCTTGGTGACCCTGAAAAAGTAAATAAAAGATGGGAAGAATGGCTGGAATATGAAGCAGGCATCATAAAATCTTACGGAAACAAAGAAACTATACACGGATAAAAGCAAATTGAAAAAGCCGACTTTTGAAAATCTGACTAATTTTTTTCTGAAAAACTTCTTTCAGGGATTGTTGATCATTGGTCCTATCGGATTGACCATTTTTGTAATCTGGTATGTGATAACGTCGATTGACAATATCATTCCGTCTGTTGCAAGTGAAATTCCGGGGTTGGTTTTTGTTTCTACTTTGCTGATTACTGCTTTGTTGGGCTATTTAGGAAACAAATTTGTTGTTGGAAGATTTTTTGTAGATGCGGTTGACAGACTTTTAGAAAAAACTCCGGGTATCAAACATATTTATTCGCCTACCAAAGATGTGATGTCTTCGTTTGTAGGGGATAAGAAAAAATTTAGCGATCCGGTTTGGGTGAAAACCAACGAAAATCCAGAAATCTGGAGGATAGGGTTTCTTACTCAAAAGGAAATGGCTGATGTACACAAGCACAATTTTGTAGCAGTTTACCTTCCACACTCTTATGCGATTTCTGGTTGGGTGATTGTAACTGAAGAAAAAAATATCAAACCTGTTGTAGGAATGTCTGCAGCTACAGCAATGAAATTTGCGGTAAGCGGTGGTGTAGCAGGTTTTCATTCAGATGAAAATATATTTAAAGCTCCTGAGTAGATTTCTTTCACTCACTTTAAAAACTGTTTGGTTTAAACATTTAAGATTTAATAAAAATATTTAAGCATTGTACTTTATAAGAACATCTTTGATGTTTTTTTAATCAATCTTAAAACATTGATTTTCTTACTATTTAAAATTAAAACGGTATCAAAAAATACATCTGATGCTTTGAAATTAATTTCAAACAAATTTTTCTTTAATAAAATCTAAAAAATATATCACATGGAATTACCATACGCAGAACCGTTTCGTATTAAAATGGTGGAAGAAATCCGTCAATCTACAAGAGAAGAAAGAGAACAATGGCTGAAAGATGCAAAGTTCAATTTATTTAATCTAAAATCTTCGCAGGTTTACATCGATCTTTTAACAGATTCCGGAACAGGAGCGATGTCAGACAGACAATGGGGAGCTTTAATGACGGGAGACGAAAGTTATGCCGGTTCTCGTTCGTTCGAACAATTACACAATACTGTACAAAGTATTACAGGTTTCAAATATTTATTACCTACGCACCAAGGAAGAGCTGCTGAGAACGTTTTGTTTTCGGTTTTGGTAAAAGATGGAGATGTAGTTCCGGGGAACTCACATTTCGATACGACAAAAGGGCATATCGAAATCAGAAAAGCGCACGCAATTGACTGTACGATTGATGAGGCTTTTGATATTAATGATCTTCATCCTTTTAAAGGAAATATCAATCTTGAAAAATTGGAAGCTGTTTATCAGTCTCATCCAAAAGAGCAGATTCCTTTCTGTTTGGTTACCATTACGTGTAATTCTTCAGGAGGACAGCCTGTTTCTCTTGAAAATATGAAAGCGGTAAAAGCACTTTCAGACCAATACGGAATTCCTGTATTTTTTGACTCTGCAAGATTTGCTGAAAATGCTTACTTCATCAAAAAAAGAGAAGCAGGTCAGGAAAACAGAAGCATTAAAGATATCTGTAAAGAAATGTTCTCTTACGGAGAAGGAATGACGATGAGTTCTAAAAAAGACGGTCTGGTAAACATCGGAGGATTTATTGCTTTAAATAATGAAGAGGTTTTCAGAAAAGCATCAAACTTTACGATCATTTATGAAGGTTTCATCACTTACGGTGGAATGGCGGGAAGAGATATGGCTGCTTTGGCAGTTGGTCTTGATGAAGCGACAGAATTTGCTTATCTGGAAAGCAGAATTTCTCAGGTAGAATATCTTGGAAATAAATTAATCGAATACGGAATTCCTGTACAGAAACCGATTGGCGGACATGCTGTTTTTATCGATTCTTTAAATTTCTTACCAAATGTTTCTCGTGCAGAATATCCGGCGCAGACTTTAGGTCTTGAGATTTACAAAGAAGCAGGGATCAGAACGGTGGAAATCGGAACTTTATTGGCAGACAGAGATCCTGAAACCAGAGAAAACCGTTATCCGAAATTAGAGTTGGTTCGTTTGGCAATTCCAAGAAGAACGTACACGAATAATCACATGGATTACATTGCAGCTGCAGTGAAAAATGTATATGAAAGAAGAAATGAAATTTCAAAAGGGTATAACATTACTTGGGAGCCTGAAATTTTAAGACACTTTACGGTGCATTTGGAAGAAGCTTAAAACATAAAAATAAGGGAATTCAAATTAATTTTTGGATTCTTTTTTATTTAAAGAAATCTTTGAAAATCCTTGTCAACCTTGACAAGGATTACAAACCAGCCAAATCCATCCAATTAAAATTTTATCTAAAATCGAATGTTTTTATCTAAAAATTAAATAAAACTATGCGTTATATTTAATTTTCATATTATTTATCAAAAAAAAGTGTTTTTTATTGATGATTTAAAAATAAAATTTAATATTTTTGATATTAACACCAATTTAAAATTAGAAAAAATATGAAAATTAAATACCTAAGTGCCATTTTTCTAGGCACTTCTTCTGTTTTGTACTCACAACAAGTCAATGATACAATATCTAGAGAAGCTAAGATTCAGGAAGTTGCCATTACTGGAAGTCGAAACAAAAAAAGAACTGTAGTAGATACGCCCGTTCCGATTGATGTGATTGATATTAAGCAGGTTAGTCAATCCACAGGACAGGTTGAAGTGAATCAACTTTTGCAGTTTGCTGCGCCTTCTTTTAACTCCAATAAACAATCCGGTTCGGATGGAGCAGATGCAGTAGATCCGGCAACTTTGAGAGGTTTAGGACCAGATCAGACTTTACTTTTATTAAACGGAAAGAGATATCATCAATCTTCATTAATCAATCTTTTCGGAACAAAAGGTCGCGGAAACACAGGTTCAGACATGAACACTATTCCAATTGGAGCCATAAAAAGAGTTGAAGTTCTGCGCGACGGAGCTTCTGCACAATATGGTTCGGATGCAATTGCCGGAGTAATCAATGTGATTTTAAATGACCGCGATCATGGTTTTGAGGGAAACGCTTTTTATGGGGTTAATCTTTTTAAAAGTCCGGGTGATAAAGATGTTGTTTCAGACCGAAAAATAGACGGAAATACATTTGATTTTTATGGAAATTACGGAACAAAAATAGGTTCAAAAGGAGGTTTTGGAAACTTTACAGCAGAATTCATCAATAAAGAATTTGCCATACGAAATGCGAACCCCGAAAAATATGATGCCCCAAGACAAAGATTCGGAGATGCAAAATCTCAAAATTTTTACTTCTTTGGAAATATTGAAATTCCATTATCAGATCAATTAAAATTTTATTCAAGACAAGGGTTTTCACAAAGAAATACAGACGCTTACGCATGGACGAGAAGTGCAGATGCAGACGGAAGCATTCCTGAAGTTTATCCAAATGGTTTTAATCCTCTTCAAGATACAAGCATCACCGATTTTACATTTGATAATGGCTTAAAATTCAAAATTGCCGACTGGGATGTAGATTTTTACAACGCTTTCGGAAACAATAGGTTTACCTATCAAATTGACAATACGATCAATGCGACTTTGGGTCTAAATTCTCCCACAAGTTTCAATGCAGGAGGACATTCTTTGCTTCAAAATACGACTGGTTTTAATGCTGCAAAACAATTTAATGTATTGGAAGGCTTGAATATTGCGTTCGGATCAGAATTCAGATATGAAAAATTTGAGGTCATTAAAGGAGAAGAAGCTTCTTACGCAATGTACGACATCAACGGGAATATTGTAACAGCGAATACAAACCCCAGCTTATTGGTTACTAATCCATTAAGTGGAAACATAAGACCTGGAGGCTCGCAAGGTTTTCCCGGATATTCTCAGGAAGTGAATAAAAGCAGAAATAATTTTGCTGCCTACGTTGATACAGAATTAGATGTCACCAAAAACTGGATGATCAGCATTGCCGGAAGATTCGAAAATTATAACGATTTTGGAAGCACGCTGAACGGAAAATTTGCAACCAGATATAAAATAACTCCACAATTAGCTTTCCGTGGGTCGGTTTCTACAGGTTTTAGAGCACCTTCTTTGGCTCAGAAATATTACAGTTTGCAATTTACCAATTTTCAGGGCGGAGATTTGGTGACGATTCAACTGGCTTCGAATGATAGTGATTTAGCAAAAGCAGTAGGAATTCCACAATTAAAACAAGAAACTTCATTGAACGGAAGCGCCGGATTTACTTTTAATACAGGAAAATTTACCGCAACCATAGATGGATATTACATCAAAGTAAAGGACAGAATTGTTTTAACAGGAAATTTCTCGCAAGATGACGATGCAATCGGACAAATTTTAATTGATAATCATATTGACCAAGCTCAATTTTTTACCAATGCGATGGATACCAAAACAAAAGGTGTTGATGTGATTTTAAGTTACAATCAAAACATCGGAAAAGGAAAATTAACCACAACTTTAGCTGGAAATTACAACGAAATGGAAATTACAAAGGTAAATACTTCCGACAGACTGAAAGGAAAAGAAGATGTTTACCTAAGTCCAAGGGAAAGAGCATTTATTTTGGCTTCTGCCCCAAAAACGAAAATCAATTTAAATTTAAACTATAAGATCAGTAAATTCAATGCGAATGTGCAATTGGTAAGATTTGACAAGGTAACTTTGATTGGCTATAATGGTGCAGATGATTATCAAACCTATAACCCAAAAGTTACCACGGATCTTTCTTTTGGTTATGAATTTTCGAAAAATATCACTTTAACAGTTGGTAGTAAAAACTTATTCAATAGATATCCTACTTTGCAAAAAGCAGCCGTTTCGGAAGGAAATACAGAAGCGGGCGGAATTTTTGATCCTGTGCAAATGGGATTTGCTGGAAGACAGGCTTTTGCGAGGTTTAATTTCAGATTTTAATTTTTTTTTAACCCCAAAGATTTGAAAAATAAATTTTTCTGATTAAGCAATTATTTTAAATAAACTTTAAAAAGTGATTTGTGCTCAAAACGAAGTTTTGAGCACAAATCTTA
Coding sequences within it:
- a CDS encoding TonB-dependent receptor plug domain-containing protein, yielding MKIKYLSAIFLGTSSVLYSQQVNDTISREAKIQEVAITGSRNKKRTVVDTPVPIDVIDIKQVSQSTGQVEVNQLLQFAAPSFNSNKQSGSDGADAVDPATLRGLGPDQTLLLLNGKRYHQSSLINLFGTKGRGNTGSDMNTIPIGAIKRVEVLRDGASAQYGSDAIAGVINVILNDRDHGFEGNAFYGVNLFKSPGDKDVVSDRKIDGNTFDFYGNYGTKIGSKGGFGNFTAEFINKEFAIRNANPEKYDAPRQRFGDAKSQNFYFFGNIEIPLSDQLKFYSRQGFSQRNTDAYAWTRSADADGSIPEVYPNGFNPLQDTSITDFTFDNGLKFKIADWDVDFYNAFGNNRFTYQIDNTINATLGLNSPTSFNAGGHSLLQNTTGFNAAKQFNVLEGLNIAFGSEFRYEKFEVIKGEEASYAMYDINGNIVTANTNPSLLVTNPLSGNIRPGGSQGFPGYSQEVNKSRNNFAAYVDTELDVTKNWMISIAGRFENYNDFGSTLNGKFATRYKITPQLAFRGSVSTGFRAPSLAQKYYSLQFTNFQGGDLVTIQLASNDSDLAKAVGIPQLKQETSLNGSAGFTFNTGKFTATIDGYYIKVKDRIVLTGNFSQDDDAIGQILIDNHIDQAQFFTNAMDTKTKGVDVILSYNQNIGKGKLTTTLAGNYNEMEITKVNTSDRLKGKEDVYLSPRERAFILASAPKTKINLNLNYKISKFNANVQLVRFDKVTLIGYNGADDYQTYNPKVTTDLSFGYEFSKNITLTVGSKNLFNRYPTLQKAAVSEGNTEAGGIFDPVQMGFAGRQAFARFNFRF
- a CDS encoding acyltransferase family protein, with amino-acid sequence MNRDLYIDFAKGLATLSIIFIHTAFWSGQFYIIPEIRVFSLVFDVAIFYALSGITSGNNIEKTLYRLLKLQITYMIFVTLLFFLDYFFKIFGLTFFSLEWLQSFYSTFGSKYSATSISTAPQWQNLGNWYLHEYRNADTFPVVMGSFWYLKVYFILTVFGVLILKFFPKHVNWFIGICVALTLLFNIFPEIYPSGQVGYVAFYMTIFLVANRIKGKKVQLGFVIFLYAIFFVFFGIKFLNYLSSISFSSIFSLNYDFSILIKAFWNVFLDFINSMLLNKSKFPPRAPYIIWTFFSLATLFFFYNRLKITKENFVTYIGKNAIFFYFGQGISSSLVYFLVVPMKELMPWWVLMVIIYVINVALAFIIAAGLKKFDDFGWKILEFLRKKTAAQN
- a CDS encoding tRNA-(ms[2]io[6]A)-hydroxylase, which encodes MFKLKLPTDPRWANIAEDNIQEILTDHAWCEQKAATNAIGLITMLPERPDIVKELLAIAQEELEHFGQVLEIITKRGYTFGRTRKDDYVNELVNFIQKGGHRDTLIVDKMLFAAMIEARSCERFKVLTENIKDEELKTFYKELMISEANHYTTFIGFARQLGDPEKVNKRWEEWLEYEAGIIKSYGNKETIHG
- a CDS encoding DUF502 domain-containing protein; the encoded protein is MKKPTFENLTNFFLKNFFQGLLIIGPIGLTIFVIWYVITSIDNIIPSVASEIPGLVFVSTLLITALLGYLGNKFVVGRFFVDAVDRLLEKTPGIKHIYSPTKDVMSSFVGDKKKFSDPVWVKTNENPEIWRIGFLTQKEMADVHKHNFVAVYLPHSYAISGWVIVTEEKNIKPVVGMSAATAMKFAVSGGVAGFHSDENIFKAPE
- a CDS encoding tryptophanase yields the protein MELPYAEPFRIKMVEEIRQSTREEREQWLKDAKFNLFNLKSSQVYIDLLTDSGTGAMSDRQWGALMTGDESYAGSRSFEQLHNTVQSITGFKYLLPTHQGRAAENVLFSVLVKDGDVVPGNSHFDTTKGHIEIRKAHAIDCTIDEAFDINDLHPFKGNINLEKLEAVYQSHPKEQIPFCLVTITCNSSGGQPVSLENMKAVKALSDQYGIPVFFDSARFAENAYFIKKREAGQENRSIKDICKEMFSYGEGMTMSSKKDGLVNIGGFIALNNEEVFRKASNFTIIYEGFITYGGMAGRDMAALAVGLDEATEFAYLESRISQVEYLGNKLIEYGIPVQKPIGGHAVFIDSLNFLPNVSRAEYPAQTLGLEIYKEAGIRTVEIGTLLADRDPETRENRYPKLELVRLAIPRRTYTNNHMDYIAAAVKNVYERRNEISKGYNITWEPEILRHFTVHLEEA